The proteins below are encoded in one region of Alistipes communis:
- a CDS encoding inorganic phosphate transporter: MDPIYTVIIAILAVLAVSGLFVGVTNDAVNFLNSAIGSKAAPRRVILIVASIGILVGTLTSSGMMEVARNGMFDPGMFSFHEVILLYLSVMFANIILLDLYNSWGLPTSTTVSLIFCLLGAAIAVSTFKIAGSDALSMGDLGEFIHTGRAFGIVAAILLSVVIALTVGTAVMYVSRLIFSFRYTRALSRYGALWCGASLTAIIYFALFKGLKGTLSQTAFIHMVENHIILSLLVCWLTCSLILFFVQRFKINILRITILGGTFALALAFAGNDLVNFIGVPIAGWDAFRIARHAGDSAMTMDALNENVPANFAFLVGAGVVMILTLWTSRKAMHVTETELSLASQNDEQEQREYGSSAFARAIVRATLNTNHAIERVVPQRLREAISRRFEVTDIEHTGAPFDMIRATVNLTTSALLIAMATSLKLPLSTTYVTFMVAMGSSLADRAWGRETAVYRISGVMTVVAGWFVTALGGFIIAYVVGLALVYGGTVMLILLTVLAGYMLVHSNFIKKTKSAETTTAVTNENVVEEIATVVSSTINTATRIYDRTLLAVFKENRKVLRDLNRESSELYERMHERKYRMMSTLRMLRESDLDTAQYYVQVVDYLNELTKALTHIVRPAYGHIDNNHEGLTREQTTDLIRVGDEVEAIYRRINAMLTTNDFGDIDLVLSMRDRLFETISDAIKSELRRFNTSGKGSTKASMLYLTILNETRTMVLQLRNLLKAQRHFLETKGVIKSWLYYAK; the protein is encoded by the coding sequence ATGGACCCGATTTACACAGTGATTATCGCCATTCTGGCAGTACTGGCCGTCTCAGGCCTCTTCGTCGGCGTCACCAACGACGCCGTAAATTTCCTCAACTCGGCTATCGGATCGAAGGCGGCCCCCCGCCGCGTGATCCTGATCGTGGCATCGATCGGAATCCTGGTCGGCACGCTCACGTCGAGCGGCATGATGGAGGTGGCGCGCAACGGAATGTTCGATCCGGGGATGTTCTCCTTCCACGAGGTGATCCTGCTCTATCTGAGCGTGATGTTCGCCAACATCATTCTGCTGGACCTCTACAATTCGTGGGGGCTTCCCACCTCGACCACCGTGTCGCTCATCTTCTGCCTGCTGGGCGCCGCGATCGCCGTTTCGACCTTCAAGATCGCCGGCAGCGACGCACTTTCGATGGGCGACCTGGGCGAGTTCATCCACACGGGCCGCGCATTCGGCATCGTCGCGGCGATCCTGCTCTCGGTGGTCATCGCGCTGACGGTGGGTACGGCCGTGATGTACGTCTCCCGCCTGATCTTCTCGTTCCGTTACACGCGGGCCCTGAGCCGCTATGGCGCGCTGTGGTGCGGCGCATCGCTCACGGCGATCATCTACTTCGCACTCTTCAAGGGACTCAAAGGAACACTGTCGCAGACGGCCTTCATCCATATGGTCGAGAACCATATCATCCTCTCGCTGCTGGTCTGCTGGCTGACATGCAGCCTCATCCTCTTCTTCGTCCAGCGTTTCAAGATCAACATCCTGCGCATCACGATCCTGGGCGGCACCTTCGCCCTCGCGCTCGCCTTCGCCGGAAACGATCTGGTGAACTTCATCGGCGTACCGATCGCCGGCTGGGACGCCTTCCGGATCGCCCGCCACGCCGGCGACTCCGCGATGACGATGGATGCGCTCAACGAGAACGTTCCGGCCAACTTCGCCTTCCTCGTCGGTGCGGGCGTGGTGATGATCCTCACGCTCTGGACGTCGCGCAAGGCGATGCACGTCACCGAAACCGAACTCTCGCTGGCCAGCCAGAACGACGAGCAGGAGCAGCGCGAATACGGTTCGTCGGCCTTCGCCCGCGCCATCGTCCGCGCGACGCTCAACACCAACCATGCCATCGAGCGGGTCGTTCCCCAACGGCTCCGCGAGGCGATCTCCCGCCGCTTCGAAGTGACGGACATCGAACACACCGGCGCACCGTTCGACATGATCCGCGCCACGGTCAACCTCACCACTTCGGCACTGCTGATCGCCATGGCCACATCGCTCAAACTGCCGCTGTCGACCACCTACGTCACCTTCATGGTGGCGATGGGTTCGTCGCTGGCCGACCGCGCCTGGGGACGCGAAACGGCCGTTTACCGTATTTCGGGCGTGATGACCGTCGTGGCGGGATGGTTCGTGACGGCGCTGGGCGGCTTCATCATCGCCTACGTCGTCGGACTGGCGCTCGTCTACGGAGGAACCGTCATGCTGATCCTGCTGACGGTGCTGGCGGGCTACATGCTCGTCCACAGCAACTTCATCAAAAAGACGAAGAGCGCCGAAACGACGACCGCCGTCACGAACGAAAACGTCGTCGAAGAGATCGCCACGGTGGTCAGCTCGACGATCAACACCGCCACCCGCATCTACGACCGCACGCTGCTGGCCGTCTTCAAGGAGAACCGCAAGGTGTTGCGCGACCTCAACCGCGAATCGTCGGAACTCTACGAGCGGATGCACGAACGCAAATACCGCATGATGTCGACGCTGCGGATGCTGCGCGAGAGCGATCTCGACACGGCGCAGTACTACGTGCAGGTGGTCGACTACCTCAACGAACTGACCAAGGCGCTCACCCACATCGTGCGCCCCGCATACGGCCATATCGACAACAACCACGAAGGGCTGACCCGTGAACAGACGACCGACCTGATCCGCGTGGGCGACGAAGTGGAGGCGATCTACCGCCGCATCAACGCCATGCTCACGACCAACGATTTCGGCGACATCGACCTGGTGCTCTCGATGCGCGACCGTCTTTTCGAGACCATTTCGGACGCGATCAAGAGCGAGCTGCGGCGGTTCAACACCTCCGGCAAGGGGAGTACGAAAGCCAGTATGCTCTACTTGACGATCCTCAACGAGACGCGCACGATGGTGCTCCAGCTGCGCAACCTGTTGAAGGCGCAGCGCCACTTCCTCGAAACGAAGGGCGTCATCAAGAGCTGGC
- the trhA gene encoding PAQR family membrane homeostasis protein TrhA — MAEQKVYVPTVGEEVANAVSHGVMLCLTLAALPFAAVRAYVHDGTLAAVAASVFVISLLLMFLGSTLYHSMHPASRHKEVFHILDHIFIYVAIAGTYTPIALSVIGGWQGTFITVLQWAMVLFGIIYKSLARRSIPAVSLTIYLVMGWTIVFFMPLFVRHASMPLLVLIAAGGVLYTAGAWVYARKGFRYHHMVWHLLINLAAICHFTAIVFYLY; from the coding sequence ATGGCCGAACAGAAAGTCTACGTCCCGACCGTCGGGGAAGAGGTCGCCAACGCCGTGTCGCACGGCGTGATGCTGTGTCTGACGCTCGCCGCTCTTCCCTTCGCCGCCGTGCGCGCCTACGTCCACGACGGAACGCTGGCCGCCGTGGCCGCCAGCGTCTTCGTCATCTCGCTGCTGCTGATGTTCCTCGGATCGACCCTCTACCACTCGATGCACCCCGCGTCACGCCACAAGGAGGTGTTCCACATCCTGGACCACATCTTCATCTACGTCGCCATCGCCGGAACCTACACCCCGATCGCACTGTCGGTCATCGGAGGCTGGCAGGGTACCTTCATTACGGTACTGCAATGGGCGATGGTGCTCTTCGGCATCATCTACAAGTCGCTCGCCCGCCGTTCGATTCCGGCGGTCAGCCTGACGATCTACCTGGTGATGGGGTGGACGATCGTCTTCTTCATGCCGCTTTTCGTGCGTCACGCCTCGATGCCGCTGCTCGTGCTGATCGCCGCGGGAGGCGTGCTCTACACCGCCGGCGCATGGGTCTACGCCCGCAAAGGGTTCCGCTATCACCACATGGTATGGCACCTGCTCATCAATCTGGCGGCGATCTGCCACTTCACGGCCATCGTCTTCTACCTCTACTGA